From a single Mycolicibacterium mengxianglii genomic region:
- a CDS encoding MarR family winged helix-turn-helix transcriptional regulator, protein MSVDGAQLWTLNHRLLTVVLADCTTELTELGLDPKEFFVLAEVATSPYPGELAATLVIPKASVTMYVRSLVAKGFLRREVDDVDLRRNRLALTAAGTRARDRALDALAAAFDRRLATIAPRDRTELRRILLALLEPGS, encoded by the coding sequence ATGTCGGTTGACGGTGCCCAGTTGTGGACGCTGAACCATCGCCTGCTGACCGTCGTGCTGGCCGACTGCACCACGGAACTGACCGAACTGGGGCTCGACCCCAAGGAGTTCTTCGTGCTCGCCGAGGTGGCCACGTCGCCCTACCCGGGCGAATTGGCTGCGACGCTGGTGATCCCGAAAGCCAGCGTGACGATGTACGTGCGCAGTCTGGTCGCCAAGGGATTTTTGCGACGCGAGGTCGACGACGTGGATCTGCGGCGGAATCGGCTGGCGCTGACCGCCGCGGGGACCCGGGCGCGAGATCGTGCGCTGGACGCGCTGGCGGCGGCCTTCGATCGCAGGCTGGCCACCATCGCACCCCGCGATCGCACCGAACTGCGCCGCATCCTCCTGGCCCTGCTCGAACCGGGTAGCTAG
- the dtd gene encoding D-aminoacyl-tRNA deacylase: MRVLVQRVTSASVSVNGTIVGAIDPDTQGLVALVGVTHDDDAGVAARMAEKLWQLRILAGERSASDIAAPILVISQFTLYANTAKGRRPSWNAAAPAPAAQPVVTAFADALRGLGATVATGVFGADMSVALVNDGPVTVLLEL; the protein is encoded by the coding sequence ATGCGAGTTCTGGTGCAACGGGTGACGTCAGCCAGCGTGAGCGTCAACGGCACGATCGTCGGCGCCATCGACCCCGACACCCAGGGCCTGGTGGCGCTGGTGGGCGTCACCCACGATGACGATGCCGGCGTCGCCGCTCGAATGGCCGAAAAGCTTTGGCAGTTGCGCATTCTCGCCGGCGAACGCAGCGCATCCGATATCGCGGCGCCCATCCTGGTGATCAGCCAGTTCACGCTCTATGCCAACACCGCCAAGGGGCGGCGACCGTCCTGGAATGCGGCCGCCCCGGCGCCGGCGGCGCAACCGGTGGTGACGGCGTTCGCCGATGCCTTACGCGGACTCGGCGCAACGGTGGCCACCGGGGTGTTCGGCGCGGACATGTCGGTGGCGTTGGTCAACGACGGGCCGGTCACGGTGCTGCTCGAATTGTGA
- a CDS encoding TIGR03619 family F420-dependent LLM class oxidoreductase, with protein sequence MRFYVSTAFLDTAEAVEIARVADDLGYDGIAIPDHVVNLETLATPYPYTKDGKRRWQPFTDWPDPWVMIGAIASVTTRLRFVTTVYIPAMRDPYSAAKSIGTAAHLAGGRLELGIGVGWCEEEFALLGQRFDRRGKRTDEMLELMQALWQPGWTEFDGEFYPTPRLEMEPTPPPIPIYVGGLSDIALRRAARHDGWIGDLITTDRALERVGTLRELRAENGLTMDDFTVITPLTDAFTPEHYARAEAGGIDGIITMPWMFYSGPQATLTEKIDGMKRFRTDTALDANHRLRE encoded by the coding sequence GTGCGCTTCTACGTCAGCACCGCGTTTCTCGACACCGCGGAAGCGGTCGAGATCGCCCGCGTTGCAGACGATCTCGGCTACGACGGTATCGCCATCCCGGACCACGTCGTCAACCTGGAGACGCTGGCAACCCCGTACCCGTACACCAAGGACGGCAAGCGGCGCTGGCAGCCGTTCACCGACTGGCCCGACCCGTGGGTGATGATCGGGGCGATCGCCTCGGTGACCACCCGGTTGCGGTTCGTCACCACCGTCTACATCCCGGCGATGCGCGATCCCTACTCGGCCGCGAAATCGATCGGCACCGCCGCGCACCTGGCCGGCGGTCGACTGGAGCTCGGCATCGGAGTCGGTTGGTGCGAAGAGGAATTCGCACTGCTGGGCCAGCGGTTCGACCGGCGCGGCAAGCGCACCGACGAAATGCTGGAGCTGATGCAGGCGCTGTGGCAGCCCGGCTGGACAGAATTCGACGGCGAGTTCTATCCGACACCGCGTCTGGAGATGGAGCCCACCCCGCCGCCCATCCCGATCTACGTCGGGGGACTGTCGGACATTGCGCTGCGCCGCGCAGCGCGGCATGACGGCTGGATCGGAGATCTGATCACCACCGACCGGGCGTTGGAGCGGGTGGGCACGCTGCGTGAACTACGGGCCGAAAACGGCTTGACGATGGACGATTTCACGGTCATCACGCCGTTGACCGACGCGTTCACCCCCGAGCACTACGCGCGCGCCGAAGCCGGGGGTATCGACGGCATCATCACCATGCCGTGGATGTTCTACAGCGGGCCGCAGGCCACGCTTACCGAAAAGATCGACGGCATGAAGCGGTTCCGTACCGACACGGCGCTCGATGCGAATCACAGATTGCGCGAATAG
- a CDS encoding PaaI family thioesterase — protein MRFINETTSDEEYDRQRAYFGPFTDAVRDLLDATIRTEVDEQTIRTAQATIEAVTATLRSRQIDGAYGVRVTEAGRSRSWGNPVVGLRNPIAPPLIITRDADDRCVAEFELGAAYEGPPGHVHGGMSALVLDHILGEAASGGMTKPNFTGTISCRYVRATPLGPLRAEAYIDRVDGVKTFARGFIADAEGPTVEAEGVFITPAWAREVS, from the coding sequence GTGCGGTTCATCAACGAAACCACCAGTGACGAGGAGTACGACCGGCAACGTGCGTACTTCGGGCCGTTCACCGACGCGGTACGGGACCTGCTGGACGCCACCATCCGTACCGAGGTCGACGAGCAGACCATCCGGACGGCCCAGGCCACCATCGAGGCCGTCACCGCCACACTGCGGAGCCGGCAGATCGACGGCGCTTACGGCGTGCGGGTCACCGAAGCCGGGCGCAGCCGATCCTGGGGCAACCCCGTCGTGGGACTGCGCAACCCGATCGCGCCGCCCCTGATCATCACCAGGGACGCCGACGACCGCTGCGTGGCCGAATTCGAACTCGGCGCCGCCTACGAAGGCCCACCCGGACACGTACACGGCGGGATGTCGGCGCTGGTGCTCGACCACATTCTCGGCGAGGCCGCCAGTGGCGGTATGACCAAGCCGAACTTCACCGGCACCATCTCGTGTCGCTATGTACGGGCAACGCCGCTGGGGCCACTACGCGCCGAGGCCTATATCGACCGGGTGGACGGGGTGAAGACCTTCGCCCGCGGGTTCATCGCCGACGCCGAGGGCCCCACCGTCGAGGCCGAAGGTGTGTTCATCACTCCCGCCTGGGCCCGCGAAGTCAGCTAG
- a CDS encoding DoxX family protein, translating into MTSRLDARLNTQSPLALGVFRIVIGLLFLLHGTSKLFGWPGGPSVPLGVWPFWWAGLIEVVVGVLVTLGLFTRWAALLGSGQMAVAFFWQHLPKDFWPINNGGEAAVLFCFGLLLLVFTGPGALAVSRR; encoded by the coding sequence ATGACCTCCAGACTGGACGCTCGACTCAACACGCAATCGCCATTGGCGCTCGGAGTCTTCCGTATCGTCATCGGACTGCTCTTCCTACTGCACGGCACGTCGAAGCTGTTCGGGTGGCCGGGAGGCCCGTCGGTGCCGCTGGGAGTGTGGCCGTTCTGGTGGGCCGGGCTCATCGAGGTGGTCGTGGGAGTGCTGGTGACCCTGGGCCTGTTCACCCGGTGGGCCGCCCTGCTCGGCTCGGGACAGATGGCGGTGGCGTTCTTCTGGCAGCATCTGCCCAAGGACTTCTGGCCGATCAACAACGGCGGCGAAGCGGCCGTGCTGTTCTGCTTCGGCTTGCTGCTGCTGGTGTTCACCGGCCCGGGAGCGCTCGCGGTCTCCCGCCGATAA
- a CDS encoding alpha/beta hydrolase, whose product MLTHITIPRGPITLAADLYVPDDGAQPRPTVVLATPGSSVKEQIGANYASRLAARGLAAIVFDPAHQGRSGGEPRDLEDPYRRSEDISYVIDALSTLPGIDPHRIGVLGICAGGGYAVHAARTDHRIKAVGTVVASDVGAAFRSFQPDGPASALDAMAEARIEETRTGELIRVNWLPDTLADAESAGLTDIDTTQAITFYRTERGRSEYSTNRRLSRSDSLIMGFDAYHLVDQLMTQPLQVILAGRRGNTGSYESGMRLWQLAPNADDLMVIDGAGHYEMYDVPEYVDAAVDRLVEFYSRNL is encoded by the coding sequence GTGCTCACACACATCACGATCCCCCGCGGGCCCATTACGCTCGCCGCCGACCTCTACGTGCCGGACGACGGCGCTCAGCCCCGCCCCACCGTGGTGCTCGCCACCCCGGGTAGCAGTGTGAAAGAACAGATCGGCGCCAACTATGCCTCCCGGCTCGCCGCCCGAGGTCTCGCCGCCATCGTGTTCGACCCCGCTCATCAGGGCCGCAGCGGCGGTGAGCCCCGCGACCTCGAGGATCCGTACCGCCGCAGCGAGGACATCTCGTATGTGATCGACGCGCTCAGCACGCTCCCCGGTATCGACCCGCACCGCATCGGCGTTCTCGGTATCTGCGCCGGCGGCGGTTACGCCGTGCACGCCGCGCGCACCGACCACCGCATCAAGGCGGTCGGCACCGTGGTGGCCAGCGACGTGGGCGCCGCCTTCCGCAGCTTCCAACCGGACGGGCCGGCCAGCGCGCTCGATGCCATGGCTGAGGCGCGCATCGAGGAAACCCGTACCGGTGAGCTGATCCGGGTGAACTGGCTGCCCGATACGTTGGCCGACGCCGAGTCGGCCGGGCTGACCGATATCGACACCACCCAGGCGATCACGTTCTACCGCACCGAGCGCGGTCGCAGCGAGTATTCGACGAATCGCCGTCTCTCCCGCAGCGATTCGCTGATCATGGGGTTCGACGCCTACCACCTGGTCGATCAGCTCATGACGCAGCCACTCCAGGTGATCCTCGCCGGACGCCGCGGCAACACCGGGTCCTACGAATCGGGCATGCGGCTGTGGCAGCTGGCCCCCAACGCGGATGATCTCATGGTGATCGACGGAGCCGGCCATTACGAAATGTACGATGTGCCCGAATATGTCGACGCCGCCGTGGACCGGCTCGTCGAATTCTATTCGCGCAATCTGTGA